The genomic window ATGGTTTGTGAGTGAAATCCTAAGGAACATGAAAAATACAATGATTGTTCAATTGTGTTGTTTGGATGTTTCACACGAAAACAGTATTTTGGAGATTTGGGGATGCCAGGATGTTTCTTCCTCCACTCCACACATGGAGCAAATGGGGCTATTTGGCTAGCCTCTTAGTTGTAACTTGTCCGTAGTTAGGATTTTTCTTTGAGCAGTGAGCCACATGAAAAATTTGCATTTCCCCTCTGCCTTTCCCTCCCAAATGATTAATGAACCTATGCCTTTTGTCCGTGATCCCACCGAGAAACTGAATCTGGTAAGCCGATCTCGTTGAGTATTCATCATTCTTTCCTTCAAAACCAACGGTAACTATCCTCACGAAAAATGAGTTTGTTCCTTCAATCACAATTCAAGTCTTCTGTTCCAATAGAGCCCGAAATGAGTTATCTATATATTATCTAGATATAACATGGAAAACTTATATAGACAGTTTTTTGAAATGTACTAAAAGTTTTGTGCACAAGTTTTATTAGAAGGAGCACAAATCGTTTAGGTATGAAGCATATTGTCTATGCTTTAATACAAACGACATCGATGTCCATCAATCACTTATGGGAATACTCCTATGTATACGTCGTATAGAAAGAATTGGCTTATCATGGAACATAAAGAGTACTGCCTAACATGTCCTACCTTCCCTTCAAAATTCAAGAGACATGATAAATATACCTAACACGAATTGCCAGATACCCAAATCACAATTTCCAATGAAtatctcacaagtcacaacatgCCAAAAAAGTTCATCGCTCTTTCCTCAAAGTCAACGATAACAATCCTCGAAACTAAGCCCATAAAGCATCTGGGCCAACGAACCAATCATCAGCCCGGAGAAAAACTAGCCCACCATGATGGCCGAAAACAGAAGTAGATGGGCCGATCATCAGAAgtagaggttcttggaaggaaaaagtacaccgaaggtccctcgacttgtcatcgggataaaaacatcctcgaaccgcaaaactaGATACGTGGGGTCCCTTAATTATACAAAACCGGCTAACCGtgggaaaagaggggaaaagagagagaggagggtgatgacgtggccagttgacatgtggggcccacgtgggtcccatgctgacttagccgccacgtcggataaaaccgggtgcaaaaccaccaaaggatATCGGGTGGCCGGATTTGTATAATTAAGGGatcccgcatatctggttttacggttcaaGAACGTTTTTGTAttccgatgacaagttgagggaccttcggtgtactttttccttggaATCGCTGGGCGGGGGGCCGCCGTGAAGAAGGtctccgccgccatccccgGCGGCCGTGTCGAGCAGCCGgtctcggcggcgccgccatcggaGGCGTTCGATGGCCTCAACTTCTTCGAGACCATCGTGATGAACTGATCATCCGGATGATCGATGGTGTTCCTGTTAATTGCCTTCGTTCTTGTGTTGCTATCGCTTAAGCTACTGGCAAGCTAAGTACGTACCTGTAATATTCTTTCGTTTGATTGTAGAATATCATCACTTCTTTAGCCAAATTTCCTATTGTACTAGGAgtatataagattttatttacGGATGAACATTGTATAAGACGGAGCCAACCTAGAATCGGGCACGCAATGGGGAGGGAAAAAATCAGGCACTGATGTCAGTCAGTATAACGTATGcgtgcaaaaccactttaaactattttttctcttaaattatgtattcaaatcatgatccgattgaaccattaaattcattgcaattaaatctttaaaacaataccacacatggatatattccgatgaaaaaaatagcttattattgaattatttttaaatggtgcacgatgttccaccaagtatattgGAATTGTTTAAATAagtagattgaaaatgtttcaatcatttaaatcgggcgttgtttcaccttaaataaaaacaatgtttcagcaaataacgaaagaatgtttctgtttactgcaacattagatctatacatagtgaaacattatgagtataTTAGGTAAAACATTTTTGGTGAACAAaagaaacgaattcccttaatagagtctttccaaaatatgtggatgaTTTATTCCAAAagtagtgaaacattgtaagtacactaggtgaaacatttttttttaaaaaaaataaaacgaattctctAAACAGAGGTTTTCAAATATATAggtgatttgttaaaaaaatattttaattcactaaaatattagatctatacatggTGACACACtaggtgaattttttttaagaaacttagTGAGGCCCAGAGAAACATGCGCACgtgggttgggggagggggagcgcccgattttcTCGCCCTCGGCCGGTCGCCCGAGCGGCAGCAATTCCGTCGAACATACCACACTCTTTCGTTCTGCAAACCTCTCCTGCAAATCCACTATAAATTGATCTGCAGGGCATTCTTTTGCTTCCATCCCAAACTCGCAAAGCGAAAGGCACCCAAGAACCAAACCAAGTCGAAGCAGCGCCATTTCATCGAGCCGTCGCGACGCGCAGCGAACGAAGCAGTAGAGAGATCATGGCCATGGAGAGGTTCTTGACATCGCTGGTCTTCTGCGAGTGCGAGGCGCCTGGCATGGACGTCTTCGCCTACGCCGCCGGCACGTCGCTGACAGCCGCCGTGAACAAGGTCTCCACCGCCAGCCCCGGCGGCCGTGTCGTCGGGCCGGcggtctcggcggcggcgccatcatcGGAGGCTAAGAAGGACGCCGCCGGCaaggcgccgcggcggctgctgcagGCGGCGTACTCTCCGGCGTTCGATGGCCTCAACAGCTTCGAGACCATCGTGATGCACTGATGATGATCATTGATCACCCGGAATGATTATTGCCTTCGTTTTTGTGTTTAAGCTATAGCAAGTACTACTAATATTCTTTCCTTTGATTGTTGAATATAATCAATTTTTAACCATGTAGTATTGTAAAAACATAGATTATCTTTGTTACTGATGGCCATTGTATATGATTGGTACTGAAGGATAAATTTTAGAGATCAATCCAATCAGGAAGAATTTGAAGTCATATTGTTCTTTTTTATCGACGTTGTTTGCTGAAACCTACCGGAACTTTTTTTATGTGTTCAGGTGCTGAATAATGATCCAATGCTTTTGCTTCCCATTGTGCACATCCTCTCTGAAAGAAGCGGAGATCTTTTCAACGGAGAAAAGAAAAGTACAAAACTGTAGTCTCTGCACGCACGCGAAAAGTTCGTTTCGAGTACGCGGCGATATCTGACCAGTGACTACTGACTAGTAGGCCGTTTCAAGCAAACTAATTAACTGTAGAATAGTTGTAATTTTGTACAGTAACGGTCGTGCTTAAGCATTGAGAAGGTCGGCTTGTGGTTAATAAGGCCGCTGGGTTCGGGGTTTAATTCTACGAACCCCCTTGGGACATCATAAACTGATCAAACCTGCCTTCGTTTTCGTTGCCATCCTTGGTACTGGCTTTCGCAGCCATGATTATCCCAACCTCAAAATCCGGCATCTTCAGATTTTCACAACCTCACCCAAAAGCTAAACTTCCATGGCGCTGATTTGTCTGTACAGAGTATCAACCCACACCCACGAATGCGGCATGAACTATTACGGGTTAAATGCACAATATCTTGATAGTGCAAAGGGACAGAGCAACATGTCCTGAAGATGGATTGCCCGCGGAACGGAGTGCCGTGGGTGTTCGGAGTTTAATTCTCCGACCCCTTTTaccatcatgattcatgaatagAAAACCTGCCTTCGTCTTCATTATATTCATTCATGGTGTGGGATTAACGTCGGCTTTCGCCCATGACAGCGTATCCTGCATCCTCACCCAAAGGCAAACAAACGTCACTTAATTAGCTAGATTGGCCTATACAAAGTGTATCAGCATAGCCGCGTACttatgtgcatgcatgtactaCCAGTAGGCAGTAACTGCCTGAGATATCGGGTTGCCCTCGAGAGAGACCTCACTAGCCAGCTAATTAGCAGTCCTAGATAGTAGTATCATCAAGTGTGAGATTGTTGTTTAGCGCAGGCAAAGGGACAGGGCAACATGTCGTGACGAGTGGATGTCTTGCGAGTGCTCGACAAATGACGGGCAAACACGTTGCCAATCCAGCATTATTTTTCAAATGAAAAGGCGGGGGGCCAAAGAGCAATAACATAATAGGGGAGAGGGCAAATCGATCTAAGCAAAGCATATCTTTGAGATAAACATGAGCTAGCGAGTGTGGTGTTTGTGTCATCCTCCACCGGCTACCTCGATTCGCTTTATCAAACTCCGTCAGTCAAAAACGAACCAGTAGAGGCAGCCGCTCAGGTCAAAGAGGCAACCCAGAATATGCACGGCCGGTTTGATCTTTTGACCAGTCCCGACACGTACACCCATCTGTTTTGTTCGGCGGCCGACCGGAACGTTCATCCCCTTATTTCCACTGAACTGCCCTGACTTTTCTTTCGTCAAGGCTTAATAACCATTTTAGTAGTACTACTTGTAGTAGTAACTCCGTAAAAACGAAACTGTCCAGTACCAGCGCTAAGTTTCGGAAAAGTAGAGCTAGGTAGGTTCGGTAAACCAACATCACCTTCACTGCACCGTCGTGTCCGGTAAAAAGCACCTGCCAATTAGGCAAATTACACGGCATGTGCCACGTCGTTGTCGCACCACGGCTTCGCCTACCCCTACGGACGCCGCAGAAGCAGTGGCCGAACCGATCCCCCGCGCCCGCGCAGGCGCAGCGCAGCATATCACGGAAGAAACATTCGCCCGCCAGGTGCGGTGCGGGGCGGGGGTGTCTGCCAAGTGCCCAACCAAACACCAATCACCACATACGCCGACCAACCCCATCCACCCCGAAATCCCCACAAGTGTCGCCGCGCCCCCACCCCATCCTGCATCCTCCCATGACCACCCGCCACGTCtcgcccacgcgcgcgcgcaccgcCCCCAATCCGTTTCTCGTCGGTTGGAACCAGCCTGACCGACCGCGTCTGCGCcatcccccgcgcgcgcgcgtcaaTTCGAGCTGCGAACTCGCCGCACGACGTGGGACTGGGTCCAGTcctccgcgcgcgcgtgcgtgcgtgcgtgcgtgcggcgCGTCGCGTACACGAGCTTTCCCGCCGCGTCACGGCTCACTCACCTCCGTTTCCACCCGCCTTCTCCCCGATTCGCTGACCTCGCTCTGCCTATATATAACGACCAGCGCCGCGAGAAGCCTCAAGTCTCAACCCAAGCACACACAAATCAAACCAAACTGGTCAGCAAAGGCAAAAGTGAAGCACAACTGCACTATTTCTTGATCATGGACAAGATCCTGGCCTTCTCCATCctgagctcgtcgccggcggagatCGCCGCGCCGGGGTACTACACGCGATTCTCCTGGAGGACGACCAGCGCCGGGAAGCagcagaaggcggcggcggagaaggcgccGACGAGGCAGCAGGAAGGGGAGAAGCAGCAGGCCgggcggagctcgccggcggcggcggcggagaggaagcCGGTGGCGAGGCCGCGGTTCGCGCCGGAGTTCGACGGCATCAATTGCTTCGAGACCATCGTTCCCTTCTGACTCTATCTCGATGCTTCAATTCTtctcttagttttttttttgtttaaagaGGCGTAATTTGTACAGAGCTGTGGCATACAGCGATCAAATGAAACTGATGAATGACCATACGTTTATTTGATTTAAAATCAAAGTTTATTCTCTTCTTCCTGGTATGGTTTTGAGCTCAACGTGTTTGCATCGAAATtggtttggttttctttttcgtGTGAACGCGAAGCCTGATCGGTATCTTAATTCCCcgggaaaaataattataatcaGTATCTCAATTATAAATAAATTCGTGCCAGATCATACACGTTACCCTCGAGCTGCGAAACTGACCCTCTCGCCAACTAAACTTGACAAGTTCCTTTCAGGCCAGCGACAGCGAAACGCACCCGTCGGTTGCTTAATTAAGCGTGCGAAACGTGTCCCCTTCTATATTCGATAGCGGACAGGTTGGATTGGAGCGTCCCAAATTTGGATTAGTCACTACTATTGTGcaacaaagttaaaaaatcacAAGTTCAAATTTGGATTCAAATAAGCCTACAGACGTATAGAAGTACGTAGTAAGACAGCAAGACAGCTGAATCAAACAAAACAGGTCAAATTCAGTACACAATTCAATTtgatttcagaaaaaaagaagaggggcTCATATTCGATTAGTTTCCAGCTCTGTACAACCCGTCATCTCAATTAAAACAACAGATAGAAGCTGGATAGTTAGGGGACTAGTAATCATCGTATACATGTTcgtgtgaaatttttttaaaaaaacaccaaattagtACCCCGTGTCAGATCAAATCCTCTCGTGTAGTAATAATGATGATTTCGCAATGGCTAATGCATCACGATGGTCTCGAAGCAGTCGATCCCGTCGAACTCCGGGGCGAACCGCGGTGGCAGGGGCGGCGCTtcgcgtggccgccgccgctcttccctctgcgacggcgagctcccctccccgcgctgctgctgctccgacGGCTGCCTCCGGCCATCCACCGCCTGGTCATCCGCCTTCCTCCGCCACGACAGCCGAGCCCAGTAGCCACCGGCGGCAATGtccgccggcgacgcgctcaGGATCGAGAATGCCAGCACCTTGTCCATCACcgccgacgaagac from Oryza glaberrima chromosome 6, OglaRS2, whole genome shotgun sequence includes these protein-coding regions:
- the LOC127775896 gene encoding uncharacterized protein LOC127775896, with product MDKILAFSILSSSPAEIAAPGYYTRFSWRTTSAGKQQKAAAEKAPTRQQEGEKQQAGRSSPAAAAERKPVARPRFAPEFDGINCFETIVPF
- the LOC127775897 gene encoding uncharacterized protein LOC127775897, yielding MDKVLAFSILSASPADIAAGGYWARLSWRRKADDQAVDGRRQPSEQQQRGEGSSPSQREERRRPREAPPLPPRFAPEFDGIDCFETIVMH